The Vicia villosa cultivar HV-30 ecotype Madison, WI linkage group LG1, Vvil1.0, whole genome shotgun sequence genome includes a region encoding these proteins:
- the LOC131644900 gene encoding GDSL esterase/lipase At5g45920-like has protein sequence MSRSKIYLFGDSITEKSFAVGGWGASLANHFCRTADVVVRGYTGYNTRWALKVLERVFPASQETAPVALTVLFGANDSCLPYRCSAFHHVPLLEYKHNLCSIVSFFKKRWPTTHVLLITPPPIDEDARLRHPYVENPEGLPERTNEAAGKYARECIAVANECRVPVIDLWTKIQQFPNWRKDYLSDGLHLTEAGSQIVFDEVIRKLIEEGLTPDSMPVDLPFLSDMDTNDPMKSFE, from the exons ATGTcaaggtcaaagatatatctttTCGGTGATTCAATCACTGAGAAATCATTTGCTGTTGGTGGATGGGGTGCTTCCCTAGCCAACCATTTCTGTCGAACG GCAGATGTGGTTGTAAGAGGGTATACTGGATACAACACAAGGTGGGCATTGAAGGTGTTGGAAAGGGTTTTTCCTGCCTCACAGGAAACTGCTCCTGTTGCTTTGACCGTTCTCTTTGGGGCTAATGATTCTTGTCTTCCTTATAGATGTTCTGCTTTTCATCATGTGCCTCTTCTTGAATACAAGCACAACCTTTGCTCCATTGTTTCCTTCTTCAAG AAGCGATGGCCGACAACTCATGTTCTCCTCATAACCCCTCCTCCAATCGACGAAGATGCACGGCTTAG ACACCCGTATGTGGAGAATCCAGAGGGTCTTCCTGAAAGAACAAATGAAGCTGCTGGTAAATATGCTAGAGAATGCATTGCTGTGGCCAATGAATGCCGTGTTCCCGTCATTGATCTCTGGACCAAAATTCAACAGTTCCCTAACTGGAGAAAAGATTATTTAAG TGATGGTTTGCATCTCACTGAAGCTGGTAGTCAAATTGTTTTTGATGAAGTAATCAGAAAGTTGATAGAAGAAGGCTTGACTCCGGATTCCATGCCGGTTGATCTCCCGTTTTTATCTGATATGGATACTAACGACCCCATGAAGTCGTTTGAGTAA